In Salmo salar chromosome ssa15, Ssal_v3.1, whole genome shotgun sequence, one genomic interval encodes:
- the gbp7 gene encoding Guanylate-binding protein 7, whose product MAGQTVSMKGPVCLIENESDGKLCVVRSALETLLQIEEHVVVVAVVGLYRTGKSYLMNKLAGTNKGGNMIIIIYIIFRC is encoded by the coding sequence ATGGCAGGCCAAACAGTGTCCATGAAGGGGCCGGTGTGTCTCATCGAGAACGAAAGTGACGGGAAACTGTGTGTGGTCCGCAGCGCACTGGAAACCCTGTTGCAGATTGAAGAGCATGTGGTAGTGGTGGCAGTGGTCGGCCTGTACCGCACCGGAAAGTCCTACCTCATGAACAAGCTGGCTGGGACCAACAAAGGTGGCaacatgataataataatatatattatttttcgcTGTTAG